TGCCGATCCTGCTGATCGCTTTCCTGGTGCTCTACGCCCCTCGCCTGCGGCTACGATGGCGCGCCTGGGCCGCGAGACTGCTCGCGGCGATCGCCATCGGGACCGTGTTCGTGGCACGGAGCATCGCGGGGGTCGTCGTGTGGTGGCACTACCCGCAGCACGTGCTCGGGGCGACCGGCAGCCCCCCCTACGCGGCGCAGGGCGGCCTGCCGTCCCTGACCTGGGGCCTGTTCGTGACCTACGTGTACCCGTTCCCGCCGCTGCGGCCCAAGATCTCCCCGTTCCCGATCATGGCTGGCCTCATCGTGGTCCTGCTCGCGGCCGGGGTGATCCTGTGCCTGTTGTGGTTCCTGCGTCCGGCCGGCACCGAGCGTCGCCTGCTGTCGGCCGACGTGGTCCGGCCGCTCGTGGCGATCACGATCCTCGCGTTCGCCTGGACGCTCGCGCTGTTGTTCGCGAGCGCGAGTCCCTTCACCGCCACCTTCGCGAACAACCTCGCCTCGGTCTACGAGTCGTCGTACCTGCTGTTCATCCTCTACGGCGCACTGACCGCGATCCCGACGCTGGCCGCTGTCGAGTACCTCGCCGGGCGTGCGGCCGGCGACGCGACCGACCGCGGAGGCGACCGACCGGCGCGCCGTTGGTCGCTCGAGCCGGCCGCGGCCCGGGGGCGAAGTGCGGCGACCGCCCTCGCGGTCGCCCTCGTGGTCGTGCCGATCGGCGTTGGAGGCGTCACGACCGTGACCGAGGTCCCCGGCTATCTCGGCGGCCACCTGGCGATGTTCGCGAACGTGAGCGCCGGGGACGCCAACGGGCTGCGCTGGGCCGGAGCTCACCTCCCCGCGTGCTCGCGCGTGCTCGTCGCCCCGGGCTCGGCCGCCATGTTCCTACCGCTCTTCGCTCGGCTGGGTCTCGTCTTCCCGATGTACCCGATCTCCGTCAACCTCTCGTACAACAACGCGGTGAACGACCTGATCGCCGGGACGTACACGGCCGGAACGCGGGCCGACCTGCTCGAGCTCAACGTCACCGAGGTCTTCGTCACCGGCCAGAGCTCGGTGAGCTACCTGCCGTTCGACCCGGCCGTCTTCGCGACGTCCCACGACTTCGTCACGCTGTTTGCCCAGGGCGACGCGCAGATCTATGCCTTCGCTCCCGGCGAGGCCGCGACCGACTGCGTCTTCGCCTAGCGCAGCCGACCCTGAGCGTCGATGTAACACGTAAACACCCGAAATCGCAAGGTTCACAAACCCCGAGCCTCTCCGTTTCTGTCCCATGAAGGGACCGCGCCCCAACGTGAAGGCCCGCGTGGTCGCGAAGGCCGCGGTGTTCCGCGACCACCAAATCCTCTTGCTCCATCGCTCGTTCGACGCGGCAGATCCCGGCATGTGGGACCTGCCCGGCGGCCAGGTCGAAGAGGGCGAGACCCTGGGCCGCGCCGTGCGGCGCGAGGTCCGCGAGGAGACCGGCATCGCGACGCGGCTGGGCCCGATGTTCCACGCCGACCTGTTCGGATCGTTCTCGCGGCACGGCAAGATCCGGCCGACCGTGGGGGTCTACTTCCACTGCGTCGCGGCCAACCCGAAGGTCCCGCACCTCGACCCCAAGGAGCACACCGAGTACGCCTGGGTCAGCCTCGAGGACATGCGCAGCTATCCCACCGTGCCGCACCTCGCGCGCGCGGTCGAACTCGCCTTCCGCACGCGCAAGGGCGTCCGGCCGCGCGGGCGCGTGCCATCGCCCGAGGACCAGCCCCCGATGGTCCATCTACCCGTGCCGACGTAGGCCGGGGCTACGCCCCGGGAGCGCGCGCGACCGTGGCGCGCCAGGCGTCCAGCGTCTCGCGCAGCGTCTCCTCGAACGAGATCTCGGGGGACCATCCGAGCGCCCGCAATCGCCGCACGTCGGCGAGGTGGACGGGCTCGTCGACCCGGCGGACACGGCTCGGGTCGACCTCGACCTCGATCGGCGCGGCCGCGAAGCCGCGGAGGGTGTCGAGCGTCGTGCGAACGGTCCGGGGAACGCCGCTGCCGATGTTGTAGGCGGTCCCCGCTTCCCCGCGTTCTGCGACCGCGATCATCGCCCGCGTCGCGTCTCGCACGTCGGTGACGTCGCGCGCCTTGTCGAGGTTCCCCACCCGCATCACCCGGGGCGCGGGTTGGTGCTCGAGGCGGGCGATCTGGCTCGCGAAGTCGTTGATCGAGTCGCCGACCTTTCCGACGCCCGTGGTCCCGAAGATGCGGTAGCGCACCACGGGGATCCCGAAGCTGCGGAAGTACTGGTAGCAGAGGAGGTCGGCGGCTGCCTTGCTGGAGGCGTAGGGGCTCGTGGGCCGCATCGGGGCGTCCTCCGGGGTCGGCACCTGCTCCGGGTCGCCGTACTGGGTGCCGCTGCCCGCGAAGGCGAAGCGGGCGTCGGGGCGGTGGCGCCGCAGCGACTCCAACAGGTGCAGCGTGCCGAGCACGTTGGTCCGGAACGTTCCCTCCGGGTCCTGCCAGGATGGGATCACGAACGCGAGCCCGGCAAAGTGGTAGACCACGTCGGGCGAGAACTCCCGCACGGTACGATCGACCGCCTCCGCCTCTCGGACATCGAGCGCGGTCCACCGGGGAGCGTCGGCGGTCGCCGGGATCGCCCCCGGTGCCGCCCCGGGCAGCGACGTCGCGAGCACCTCGATGCCACGTTGCACGAGCTCCCGGGTCATGTAGGAGCCGAGGAAGCCCGCGGCCCCGGTCACCAGCGCGCGCATCGCCAACGGGCCGACGGACGAGAGCCAAAGGGGTTAAGCGTGCCGCCCGCGCGGGCGCCTCGAGCTACTCGGCGGCCGCCCGCGTCGCCCGGAGCGCACGGTAGAACCCGTCGGGCGAGCCCACGGACCTCCAGCGCGCCGGCGCCGCCGCGACGAGCGCGGCGATCCGCCCGCCGCTCCCGAGCAGCTCTTCGATGCCGGCGGTCACCTCGAGCTCCGCCGAGGGGCGCCGGGCGTGGACCTGACGCAGGGCGCCGAAGAGCCGGGGCGAGAAGGCGTAGACGGCGGTCGCGGCCCAGTTCGACCGGGGCCGGGCGGGTTTCTCTTCCATGCGCTCCACCTCGAGGCGGCGCCACTGCCGGTAGCGCCCGGCGGCCCGGGCCTCGACCACGCCGTAGCGTCGGGGGTCGCGCACGCGTCGGACGAGCAGCACGGCATCGAGCTCCTCGGTCCGCAGCAGCTCGGCCATCGCCCGCGGCAGGGCACCGCGATGCGGCTCGTCCAGGACCGCGTCGCACGCGTGGAGCAGGAACGGCGCCGATCCGACCTCGGGCGCCGCGCACAGGACCGCCGCGCCGAAGCCGCTCGGACGCGGCTGGAGGGCGAAGCGGAGGCGCAGCCGACGCAGTCGGTCGTAGAAGGCTCGGGTCTCGGCGAGGCGGTCGGAGTGACCGGCGTGCCGGGCGAGGAACGCCCGATCGATGCGGAAGTAGTTCTCGACCGTCGCGCGGTCGCGCGGCTGCACGACTAGGGTGACGTCGGTCACGCCGGCGCCCATCATCGTCTCCAGCACGATGTGGGCGACCGGTTTGAGCACGGGCTCGTGGTCCCGACCGACGTCGAAGAGCGGCAGGAATTCCTTGCGCAGGCCGCGGGACCACGGCAGCATCCGGGTCCCTTCTCCCGCGAGGGTGAGAACCGCGCGCAGCGGCGCCTCCCGCGATCGCCCCGACGCGCGGAGCGCCTTGCGTCGTTCCATCCGGATCCCCGACGGTAGCGATAGCGGTGGTTCGCCCTATTTGTGCGTTCGGCCCAGCGCCCGTCGGGGGCGCGCGGC
This is a stretch of genomic DNA from Thermoplasmata archaeon. It encodes these proteins:
- a CDS encoding NUDIX hydrolase, which translates into the protein MKGPRPNVKARVVAKAAVFRDHQILLLHRSFDAADPGMWDLPGGQVEEGETLGRAVRREVREETGIATRLGPMFHADLFGSFSRHGKIRPTVGVYFHCVAANPKVPHLDPKEHTEYAWVSLEDMRSYPTVPHLARAVELAFRTRKGVRPRGRVPSPEDQPPMVHLPVPT
- a CDS encoding GDP-mannose 4,6-dehydratase; the protein is MRALVTGAAGFLGSYMTRELVQRGIEVLATSLPGAAPGAIPATADAPRWTALDVREAEAVDRTVREFSPDVVYHFAGLAFVIPSWQDPEGTFRTNVLGTLHLLESLRRHRPDARFAFAGSGTQYGDPEQVPTPEDAPMRPTSPYASSKAAADLLCYQYFRSFGIPVVRYRIFGTTGVGKVGDSINDFASQIARLEHQPAPRVMRVGNLDKARDVTDVRDATRAMIAVAERGEAGTAYNIGSGVPRTVRTTLDTLRGFAAAPIEVEVDPSRVRRVDEPVHLADVRRLRALGWSPEISFEETLRETLDAWRATVARAPGA
- a CDS encoding sugar phosphate nucleotidyltransferase — its product is MERRKALRASGRSREAPLRAVLTLAGEGTRMLPWSRGLRKEFLPLFDVGRDHEPVLKPVAHIVLETMMGAGVTDVTLVVQPRDRATVENYFRIDRAFLARHAGHSDRLAETRAFYDRLRRLRLRFALQPRPSGFGAAVLCAAPEVGSAPFLLHACDAVLDEPHRGALPRAMAELLRTEELDAVLLVRRVRDPRRYGVVEARAAGRYRQWRRLEVERMEEKPARPRSNWAATAVYAFSPRLFGALRQVHARRPSAELEVTAGIEELLGSGGRIAALVAAAPARWRSVGSPDGFYRALRATRAAAE